Sequence from the Sphingobacteriaceae bacterium GW460-11-11-14-LB5 genome:
AGGCGTAAACGCACAATAATATAACGATTAGTTTCTTTTTGTGTTAAAGTTACCGCCAGTTCGTTATAATGATTTACAATTTCTTTTACCTCTCCCCAAACTGGTTTCCAGGTTTCGTTAAATGCACTGGTTTTAGTATCAGTAATAGTGAAACCATCCAGTAACGATTTACCATCTTTAAGTTCAAGCCCCAGTTTGCTGGTTTTTATCACGTCTTTTCCTTTGTACTTTAAGCTATAGGTAGGTACTCCCCCTTCAGCCAAGGCAAAGCTGACCACCAGATTACCATCCGGCGACTTCAAATCCTCACCGGGAACGTTCCCGAAAGCATTCCCAAAAAAAAGCACAGTGCATATTAAAGTAAGGATTGCAAAGCGGTTAAAGAATTGGTTTAGTTTTTTATTCATATCATCATTTATTTATTATTACTACTTATATCACATTTGAACCTGCAGGTTCTGGTTTACTTAACACCGAAAAGATATTTATTGTCCATACCTCTCAGGTTTCGAAACCTGAGAGGCTTAAACAGCCTATAAATTACTCTAAAAGCAAAGTATCGTCATCTTCATCGGTTAAGCTCAGCTGCACACTATCGCTACCGGCAATGCCTTCTATCGAACCGCGGATATGGGTTGCATTTAACAATACTTTCTCCAGCTGTTTTTCACGTGCTTTCCATAAACGTTCCATGGCGTCACGCTCGCGTTGTATAGATAATTTCATGCTCATAAAACCTTCTCTAATGGCTTTCCATTGTTCTGAAAACTCTGCTCCCATTAAATAATCGTAAAGCATGTGCATTTTTTCGCCACGGTTTTCCTGCGATTTTACAGCGCCAGCGAGGCGCAAAATCCCCTCACGTAACACATAAGCCACGGCGTTTACTTCTTCGAAAGAACAAATCCAAACCCCGTCGCGCTGCCCGAAACAATCCATGCCTTTAGGGTAACATTGACTCACGATTACCGCTACATCAATGCCCATGCTGCGCATATCTTTCTTCAGTTTTTCGATCCAGTCGCCACCAAAATCTTTGGTACGCTTGCTTTCGTAAATTATTTTACCGCATTCCTGTCCGAATTGGTTGCGCACCACCTGCACGCAATCTGCGCCACGCACACCTTTACCAACTTCTTCAATTAAATCGAAAGGATAATTAGTGCGCAGCAATTCCTCCAAAATCAGTTCCTGTACTTCGCCCTGCAATTGCATACTGCCCTGCTCTGCCTTGCGTTTCATTTCTTCGGCCAGTTTTTTCTGATCGTCGAGCTGTTTTTCCAGTTCCTTTAAACGCAACTGGTGTTCGGTATCTTTAATACTATTTTTTTCTGCCTCTTGCTTACGAATCTGTTCTACCAACTCATTACGCTGCTCTTGCATTTTACGCTGAAAGGCAAGTTCCATTTCTTCTTCTTTTACTTTAAGGCTTTCCTCGCGGCGTAAAAACTCCAGTTCCTTTTCACGGGCTAGCTTCAGTTTTTCGGCATTATCTTTTGCATTACCTTCCAGCATTTGCAGTTTGGTTTCAAAATCTGCCGAAATACTTTTACGCAGATTTTCCTCCAAATCATCCTTAAGCCTGGTTTTCTCTTCAGCAAGTTTAGCATCAAAAGCTTTCAACTGCTGCTGTTTTTCTGATTCAAAAACCTGCAGCTTGCGTTGATATTCTTCATCTTTTTGCCTTGCATAAGCCGCCGCTTTCTCACGTAGCTCTTTCTTATAATCTTCGGCCATTGCTTCTTCCATCGGAAAAACATGGGCACAGTTAGGGCATTTTATCTCGGTAGGCATAAATTATTTTTTTACCACAGCGAACGCTTGGGTTTCGACAAAGATATTAAAGCTTTTTATGATTATATAAAGGAGTTTTGCACCGTCCACTTAAAGTACCTTAGATCTGATTTCGTGACCAGCGGCTAAAATTTTGCTCACCGGGCATTTCGCTGCGATTTCTTCCAATCTGATTTTCTGTTCTTCGGTAAGTACCCCTGTACAGGTAATTTCTTCAAAAAATATGGTTTCACCATTTTCGGTATCAATGTTTACTTCCACCTCAATTTTATCGATGGGCCATTCTTTTCTATCGGCATACATTCTTAAAGTAATGGCTACGCACGAAGCCAAAGAAGCCATTAATAATCCTTTTGGTGCAAATCCTTTATGTGTTCCACCCAATTCTAAAGGTTCGTCTACTATAATGTCATGAGAACCATTACTCACCGAACATGCATAGTGTTCCCTGTTTATTGTTGCTTTTACCATTTATGAGATATTTAAAATATTAAACTTACCAAATATTATGCTTTATTGCGATTTGGTTTAGATTTTACGAAACATTATATGATGGCATTTGTTCTTTTTAAAAATGCTACGTTATGAAATACAGAAAGTTAATCGGAAAATACTTAAAGCACGAATCAGATAACAGTGCAAAAATAGCACTTGCCTTAGTGGCTGGTTTAGCAGCAGGCGCAGTAATTAGTATTTTATTTGCCCCTGACAGTGGTGCAGGTACCCGTGGAAAAATTGCCGGCGGAGCCAGAAATCTTCGTTACGGATTTCAGGACAAGTACAATCTTTTAAAAGAGAAAGTTTTTGGTGTAGAAGCCATTGAAGATGATATTGTTGAGCATGAAGTGCCACATTTTAAACATACTGTTGCTAAGAAACGCAAATCGGATGTGAAAGAAATTTTAGAAAATGCGCACGAAAACGGTCAGGTACAGGAAGGTCAGGGATAAAAATATAAAGACATGAACTGGTTATTGGCATGCATTAATTAATACATGCCAAAACCTTTTACCGTTTAAACAATTTCTTAGTTTTACAGGATAATATCAGTATATGATTTTTATCCTCTCGAAGATTTTATCTTTTCTCATTAAACCAATAGTATGGGTTTTTGTGCTTTTGATTTTGGCAATAGCATCAAAACAGCCTAAACAAAGGAAAAGGTATCTAGTCTGTGCACTGATTGTTTTCTGCTTTTTTTCCAATTCATTTATTGTCGGGAGAATACTCAACAGTTACGAAGCTGGCTATCCGAAGGCTGAGCAATATGATGTCGGAATAGTACTGGGCGGTTTCTCAGGTTTAAATAAACGAAATAATGAAATTGCTTTTAACTGGGCAGGCGATCGGTTGTTTCAAGCCATTGCGCTGTATAAGAAAGGACAGATTAAGCAGATATTGCTTAGTGGTGGAAGTGCAAATTTAATAAACCGACAAGTAAAGGAAGCTGATTTAGCCGTTAAATACCTAAAACTGATTGGCCTTCCTGATTCTGCAATCCTGATTGAAAACCAGAGTAGAAATACGGTCGAAAATGCCAGATATAGTCTGGCACTCATCAGGAAAAAGAATCCTAAAGCTAAAATTCTGGTGATTACCAGTGCCTGGCACATCCCAAGGGCAAAACTGATTTTCGATAAACAAACTCAGTCCAAGATTGAATATTACCCAACCAATTTTTCCGGAAATCCAGATTTTGAATTAAGTGATTTCATTATCCCAAATGCCAGTGCATTAGGCGCATGGGAAATGTTATTTAAAGAATGGATTGGATTGGCTGTAGACAGGATAAGGGGTTAACTATTGAATTAATCTAATTGTTCATTAGCCATTGGTTCATTGGTTGAATTTCGCACCAAAAACAACTGACTAATGAACTGATGAACTTCTTATCCCTCAATTGCTTTCCAAAGCATATCTTTCAGCTCCAGAATATTTTTCTCAGCTACTGACGAAATAAATATAGATGGAATATTCGGCAGATCCTGTTTCATTTCTTCCATTAGTTCTTCATCTAACATATCCGATTTGGTAATGGCTAAAACATGAGGTTTCTGCATTAATTCAGGATTGTAAGATTCTAATTCACTTTTAAGAATTTCGTATTCTTCTTTGATCGAACGGCTTGTATCAGCCGGAACCATAAATAACAATACCGAATTACGTTCAATATGGCGTAAAAAACGATAACCTAAACCTTTACCCTTTGATGCACCTTCAATAATTCCTGGAATATCGGCCATTACAAAAGATTTTCCGCCTCTATAACTTACAATGCCCAGATTAGGCACAATAGTGGTAAAAGGATAATCAGCAATTTCTGGCTTAGCCGCCGAAACGACCGAGAGTAAAGTAGATTTACCGGCATTTGGGAAACCAACCAAACCAACATCAGCTAAAACTTTTAATTCTAAAATGTTCCAAACCTCTTGTCCCTGCTCACCTGGCTGTGCAAAACGGGGTGTCTGCTGAACGGAGTTTTTAAAATGTGCGTTACCCAAACCACCACGACCACCGGCTGTTAGAATTTTGGTTTCGCCATCTTTGGTAATTTCGAAGAGGATTTCTCCGGTTTCTGCATCTTTGGCAATGGTACCAAGTGGCACCTCCAGAATTTCATCCTTACCTTGTTTACCGAATTTATGGGAACTACCACCTGCTCCACCATCTTCAGCAATAATGTGCTTACGGTATTTAAGGTGTAATAATGTCCAGATATGGATACTGCCTTTAACGATAATATGGCCACCACGACCACCATCACCGCCATCGGGTCCACCCATTGACGTTAAAATATCACGATGCAAATGTGCCGAACCTGCCCCGCCCTTACCAGAACGGCAACAAATTTTTACATAATCTACGAAATTCGAACCCTGTGACATATTTTAATGTTGAAATGTTAATACCGGAACGTTGAAACAACAATTCCCTTAAAATTAAAGAGTTATAACGTTTTAACATTATAACTCCTTTTTATGTTTTTAATAATGGATCAGAGATTAATTAAAGCCTTTTCCTTTATACTTACTATATGAACTTTATACTTTATACTGATCAATTACCGCGCAAAGATCATTATATACGGTTTCTATTTCACCAATTCCGTTTACTTTATTCAACTTTCCCTGCTCTTCATAATAAGGTAATACATGGATGGTTTTATCAAAGTATTCTGAAATCCGTTTTTTCAATTTTTCAGCGTCATCATCCGGACGGCCGCTGGTTTTATGACGCTCAGCAATACGTTTAGTTAACTCGTCCTGATCAACATCTAAAGCAATCACACCAGCAATCTTACTGCCTTTACGCTCTAAAAATAAATCAAGCTCAATTGCTTGCGGAACGGTACGCGGAAATCCATCAAACACAAATC
This genomic interval carries:
- a CDS encoding GTPase Obg; this encodes MSQGSNFVDYVKICCRSGKGGAGSAHLHRDILTSMGGPDGGDGGRGGHIIVKGSIHIWTLLHLKYRKHIIAEDGGAGGSSHKFGKQGKDEILEVPLGTIAKDAETGEILFEITKDGETKILTAGGRGGLGNAHFKNSVQQTPRFAQPGEQGQEVWNILELKVLADVGLVGFPNAGKSTLLSVVSAAKPEIADYPFTTIVPNLGIVSYRGGKSFVMADIPGIIEGASKGKGLGYRFLRHIERNSVLLFMVPADTSRSIKEEYEILKSELESYNPELMQKPHVLAITKSDMLDEELMEEMKQDLPNIPSIFISSVAEKNILELKDMLWKAIEG
- a CDS encoding adenylate kinase, with product MLNLVLFGPPGAGKGTQSEKLITKYQLVHVSTGDLFRAHVKGETELGKKVSQLLADGELVPDAITIAMLEEEVDKNPDAKGFVFDGFPRTVPQAIELDLFLERKGSKIAGVIALDVDQDELTKRIAERHKTSGRPDDDAEKLKKRISEYFDKTIHVLPYYEEQGKLNKVNGIGEIETVYNDLCAVIDQYKV